Genomic window (Gadus morhua chromosome 3, gadMor3.0, whole genome shotgun sequence):
AGGAGTATCTTCCCCTCCCTGGAAAAATCGCTCCTATAGATTATAGCCCTTCATTTAGATATATGGTTCCTTAAGGTTTTTAAACGTACCACGTTAAAGAAACACAATTGGCCCACTGGCTTAATCCGCAATTTATATAAAATTGTCAAAAGGGCTTTAGAGTGCAAATTCTGCCGAGGAGCATTGTGATTTTTGAAATGATGAAAACAGCGGTTAAGTGAAGCCAGGGAAGACTGTAATGAGGCTTTTATCTCCCAGACCAGTCTGATCCTTTTAAGAGCTATAATTTGAGTAATTTATAAGAAATGCCATGACATTTCACTTCTAAATGGTGTGGAAAAATGGTGAGGGAAGGGTAATTTGGGTCGTTCATTCTTATAAAAATTGCTCCCGCCCTTGATTACCCAATCGTAGCTACGGCAGCTTGAAAAATGTAAAAACGTACGAGTGTCATCAAGATGTATGACGGATCAACCTACAGTGGTACTCTGACGAAACACAAAACAAGGCAGTTCTTGGTTTCTGGCCCAGGTTCTGTGCCATATAGCAGGACTGCTGGGTCTGCTTACTCGACCCCTGACCCAAGCTGTGGTGCTTTACCACAGTTGGACTGAACATCTAACCCTTTTCTATTATGAACAATAGTTAAAGTGAGCTGTACCCCTCTTTAGTCTCTCCATGGCACTCTTGCTTCCTGCGTAGGTGGGGCGAATCTCCCGGCTCATCTCCTCGATGACAGAGAGCAGCTCGCTGTAGGTGGAGCCCTGGGAAACCTTGACTGGCTGTGAGGGCGCAGGTGTTGGGGATCAACGATACGAGTCATTTATCACATTAAACCACAAACCGTTATTAAGCAACTTTTTCACTTTCTAAGGGTGTGTTTTAGTCATTCTaatgttttactttttcacCGTGAACTAAAAAATTGCTTGAGGTTCAGGGAATTAAATATCCAACGGTTAaatactagggatgcaccgaatattcggccaacgaaaatgttcggccgaaaatgccccaaaacataatgttcggtTTTGGCCtaaggagtaaaaaggccgaaAATAATACAcctaacatttttttttttgataaaaaaaaaatatatgttttactaatttatttaaaaGGTATATTGTTCTTAAATGAAAAACAGTAAAAGCCAAATTCGGtattcggccaactgtttcagtatattcggtttcggccaagaattttcatttcggtgcatccctattaAATACATTGACGTAAAAAATGTTTATAAAATAAACTATGATGTAACCGTACACACCAactaatgaatgtgtgtgcagaGCAGACAATCCAAAGATATTCTGAATCCAGCCAATTCAAAGATATCCATCATTATTTGGCCCCGAAAAAAATGCTCTGGGCTTGCGGAATATACTGAAGAGCAATTTACAATGAAAACTTGCAACCCACACCTGAATAATAATTTTATTGAGAACATTAGTCTGGTATAAAAGACTACCGGTCAACTTTTTGAGTAGTTTGTGCGCCTGTACCTCCTTTCGTTGGCATAAATGTACATGCACTGAActgaaaaccaaaataaaacagCAGATGAAAAAGCCCAAATAAGGACACACTACCAATTCCAGACCTACCTGGACAAAGCTCATAGAAGGACGGACCAAACTACCAGACCTACCTTGACAAAGCCCATAGAAGGACGGACCAAACTTCCCAACCTACCTTGACAAAGCCCATGGAAGGACGGACCAAACTACCAGACCTACCTGGACAAAAGCCCATAGAAGGATGGACCAAATTACCAGCACCCCTGGACAAAGTCTATAGAAGGGGGGACCAAGCTACCAGAACTACCTGGAAAATGCTTATAGAACGGGGGGGGACCAAACTACCACAACTACCTACATATAGTTGGACAAGGGCTTTAGAAAGGGGGACAAAGCTACGAGACCTACCTGGTCAAAACTTAAAGAAGGGGGGGACCTTAATCAGAGACATACCTGGACAAAGCCCATAGATGGGGGGCCGAAGTCGCTGAATGCTGGCCTAAAGTTAGACGAGGATGGCAACGACGGAGAGGGCACGCTGGAACCTAGAAAGGTGGAGAAATACGACATTTTCAAAGCAGTACCTTCCTATTGATGTTCTCAAACAATTAGTAGGATAGTTTAGGCGGAATAGTCTACAAAATAGGGCATTCTATTCTCATTTGAGAGGTTCTGGGTCCAACCGTCAACGGACTACCTGTAGgcacccttgagcaagatgccctaaccccATGCTCATAACTGAAGGACTTGAAAGACAatagctttggataaagcgtTAATGCCGCTGACAACACAGGCCTGATCGTAGAATCCTTTGCATGCCTAATATGGGCTTACCTGGAGGCGTGTGGTTGGATCCGGACGGCGCGGGAGCGATGGGTTTGTAACTCATGGCGAGGTCACTCCGCAACTCCCCGTACGACGCTCCGCTTCCGTCCGCACCCTCAACCCGGTGTTTATACAGCTTTACTGTGGGGCGGTGAGCTCCAGAGAGCTGGGGTCAAACATAACACAAAAGTACTTGAAAATCCAGTTTGAATCCCACAGTTCACCAAATtggaaaataaagtgaaaaacaaTAGGTGGTGTATTCTAGTTTGGGTTTAGATTTTGTACCACTGTGATTGTTTACAGTGTTGAAGATGAATTATATACAGGCCTGGCTTTGGATCGTTGTAAATATCTGTAAATTCTCCCTAAATAGTCATTATACAGCAGCTGATGTTTGGTAATAGTGCGATAGATTCTCACTTC
Coding sequences:
- the cdk2ap2 gene encoding cyclin-dependent kinase 2-associated protein 2, with product MATQEQGHLPRPLFTQTQSKPACSHSSSLRSKNSHLRKLSGAHRPTVKLYKHRVEGADGSGASYGELRSDLAMSYKPIAPAPSGSNHTPPGSSVPSPSLPSSSNFRPAFSDFGPPSMGFVQPVKVSQGSTYSELLSVIEEMSREIRPTYAGSKSAMERLKRGIIHARALVRECLAETERSART